The genomic region GATATGCTTGGTCTCTTGCAATCATTCCAAACTTAAATCCTGTAGGCATAGGTATGAAAATCGCCAGTTTAGAGAAATGAAGCAATTGGCTCAAAATTGGTAGCAATGGACAAGATAACTTCACGCTAGATCCCACTGAGCTGTGCAGGAAAGGCACCAGGCAGTGCGGACTGCTCAGTCCAGGGAGACGAGGTGTGGCTTTCAACCTGAAGGGAGCCAGTCCAGAGACCACTAGCTCCATCCCTCCCAGACTTCCCCTTGGCCCTATCTGAACAGTCATTCACTGGTCAGATCTCTATCCCTGCCACGCtcagtggtgcacgcctgtaatcccagcactcaggaggctgaggcaggagaatcacatgttccaggacagcctgagctacatagagagaccctgtctcaaaaacaacaaaacccagaaatCTCTATCCTCAACCTTCACAGCTGCTCTCCTTGGAATCCAGGATGCATCACGGCCCTCCCCCATCTCTCTCCAATAAAGACACCAGGTTTTTGGGAGTGgaagggtgcctgcctagcaagcgtgaggccctgagttcaaaccccaccaccaccaccaccaaaaaggacAGCAAGTTCTTTCCCGAACTTTATTCTTGGCATTGAAATAAGGCAAGGAACCGTGTCATAAAGCAATAAACCCGGAGGCTGCGTGAGAAGGCACTAGAGGCCCACCTCGACCGATCCTTCTTCTCTAGAAAACCAGACAGGCGCGAGGTGGCACAGGCCTGGCCTTGGGCCAGAGCCTGAGTCCCCAAGGCCCTCAGAGCTTGGAGAAGGTGACACTTTTCATGTCCTTCTTCTCCATGGCGGCCTGGACGGACTTGACGATGTCCTGGGTCTGTAGCATGCTCATGTTCCAGGAGGCCTGGGGAAAGGGGGCGGGGAAAGGCTAGCAACGCACCAATCAGAGGACGAGGCGctgtgcggggggggggggggggggggccccCCGCGGCCCGGGCCTTGATTGGTCGCTCCGGGCACAGGGAGGGCTGTGATTGGTGGAGGCAGCGCTTACCATGTAGTCTAGGGCCTGGTCCACTGGATGGTCGCGGGAGTAGAGCAGGTTGATCTTAGTGCTCTGCACGGCCACCGGGCTCTTGCTGGATATCTCGACCGCCAGGGCGATGGCGGCGTCCAGCATGGGCTCCTTGTCTGGGAACACGCGGCTGCCCGGAGGGATGAAAGGGATTAACGGAACCGCCTCTTCCCTCCTGTGCccggtggcggtggcggtggcggtggcgggcGGAGGACCCCAGGAAAAGGGCCCAAGCCCAGCAGATTGCTGACCCCTTAGGAAGAAACGGGCACTCGCAGAAAGATGCCACCTGGAATCCTCGAGTGAGGGTACAGGGACCCGCGGGGAGCCCCGCCCGGCTTGGCTGGGCCCCTACCTGACCAGCCCGCTGCTCAGCGCCTCGTCGGCCATCATCTTGCGGGCGGTTAGGGCCAGCTCGTTGACCAGGCTGCAAAAAGGGAAGGTGGATCAGGAGACACTGTCGTCCTGGGCCTGTGAGAGTCCCTGCTGTCCCCACCCCAGGCTCTGCTCGCCCCCGCTCACCTCTGGTTCCCGATGACCTTGGGGAGCCGCTGCAGCGTCCCCACATCAGCGGCCAGGCCCACGTCCACCTCCTGGGGAGGGGGTTTCGGTTAGTGTTTGCTCAATGCCGGTGACCTGTGACCAGGGACCTCCAAGCACCCTGTCCATTCGTGTCAACATGTTGTCACCGGCTCGCACTGAGCCACCTGCCCATTTCCTTGCCCTACTGGTGACTCAGGGTAGCTTTATCTCGCTGGAGGGCCGCCCCTACCCTTGCACTTGGCCCCTTGCTGCATCTGGGGGCTCCAGCATGGCCTCAGCAGCAACCCTAGCttcatctcttcccctcccttactCACTCCTGACCTCCCACCCTTACTGCTTCCTcaatggtgttttttgttgttggtttgtttttgttttctttcagggctggagttggaacccagggctttgcacatgctaggcgagcactcttccactgagctacattcccagtcctttttaaaattcctgaaatggagtctcattctgtagttcaggctggtcctcaactagctatgtagcccagactgacctcaaacttgtcattctcctgccttcacctcccaagtgctaggattacaagtaagTCCCATCACACCTGGCACCCAAGCTTCACTTTGGCTCAATTCTGATTCCCCCAGGGCTTGCTTCCTTGGCCCAAACCATCCCCGATCTGCCCAAGTTCTGTCCCTCACTGCTCAGCAATACACAGGGGCTCAGAGGTTCAGGAGTGACACACCTTGACCTGGAAGATAGCATCCTGGGCACAGTACCGGATGTCACAGGCAGTGATGAGATCCACACCTGGGAGGAAGAAACCAGGGACATGGAACAATGGCCCCCCACCCCGAGACTTGGATGCATGTAGTCTAAGTAGCAGCAGAGGTGAGACAAGGCCACTGGCAGAAATGGCCATGAGCACCCTCGTGGGCGGCAGGTGGCTGTAAACTCACCGGCACCAATGCATCCCCCGTGGATAGCAGCAATCACAGGCTTGGGGCACTGGAAGGAACAGGAGGGACTGGGTTAGGGCTGACTGAGGAGAGGCAGGCAGAGGGGATGCCCTCTAGTCCCCAGAGTCACCTTCTCAATGACGCTGAAGGTTTTCTGGTACCTGGTGATAAGATCACGGAGGTACCAGCTGATACGGGCTGCATCATCTCCTTTGGGCTGTAGGAGACCCGAAGCCATGTCCACGAGATCAATACCTGATCAGAAGGCATGGAAGATTTGTCTAGCCCCCAGTGCCCACCCATCGCCCCAACCAGGGGTCCCAAAACCTGAATCACCACAGCAGAAAGTGCAGTCtcatgggacttttttttttttttttttttgctggagtttgaactcacagcctacaccttgagctactccaccggcccttttttgtgatgggtttttttagagatagggtctcacgaactattttgcctgggctggctttgaaccatgatcctcctgatctctgcctcctgagtagcaaggattacagacgtgaaacACAGCACCAGGCTTACATAGGACTTCTTGAGGCATTACATGTGGGGCATGAAATGAACAAAAACCGACAGGGATTAAGTCTTTACTCACTCAGTCCTTACAACGACCCTATCAGGTAGGTCCTGTAGCTATTTCCAGTTCACGGATTGGTAAAccgaggcacagagaagttaagcacttgcccaagatcacactaACTTGTGCATGGCAGAACAGGGATTTTGAATCCAGAACCATGCAGCTGGCTCCAGGGCACATGTTTTTCTCCATATGCCAGGTGACCTAGGAGTCCAGGTTTGTGGCACAGCAACTGACTCATGGTAGTAATGCTTCCTGAGATGGAGAGACCAGGATGGAGCAAATTTTGTGGATCCATCTTCAAGAAAATGCTAAatctgacttttcttcttttttctttttggagacagggtttcaccagacagcccaggcaggcctgggactcgtgatcttcctgcctcagcctcctgaacagTGCCGTTGGACAGCTCTGAGAAGTCATTCCCATCCTTGGCCACACCCCTGATGCTCAGAAGCCTTCCTACCTGCTCAGGAGACAGTTGCCTTGTGCAAGAGACATCTGTGTAAGCTAGTGCTCCCTGTGCCACCCCAGCCAGTCACTTCATCTGGGCCTGGGGTGGCTTCTCTGTAAAATGCTGGAAACCTCCCCCAGGAAGCAGACGGGCTCCAAGGGTACACAGGGAAGCAGCCCCAGAGGTGCTTGGCACGGGGCCTGGCACGCCGTGATGTCACTGGGTTCCTGTTACCATGGTCTCCGTTTCAGCAGAGGCCAGAACGGCTTGTGCCAGCCCAGTGGGGGTTCTTGGCTCTCAGCCCTTATCTGAGAAGGCCTTGTGACTCATCCATGCTGACTCCCAAAACAAGCCCAGCAGGGCACTTCTGACACCTCCTCTCACTGACTTTTCTGGTTTTTCCACCCTCCCTGGACCTGCACACACTGGATTTGCAAATCCCTGAAACAAAGGGCTCCAGACCGTGGGACGAGGTGGCCCCCTTCAAAAACTGGTTGGTGCTGAGGTCACCTGTCTTGTTCCCCTGGAACCTGTAACATCATTCATAATCACACAGTTGCTATTACCAACATAAACAACAACCTATCAACAAACAATTTGCATATTAATGTCAGATGCTGAATATTAATGTTAACCTCTTCCATTTAATCCCCACAGCATGACAACCTGATGAGGTCGGTGCTAACATGTCCACTGTCTTCAAATGGGGAAGcagaagcagagaagagagaggacaAGGACAGGTGGCAGAAGTGGGGAATACCCGAGACCAGAGCTCTGGCTTTGTTTTGGCCCTGCTAggattgaccccagggcctcttgcctgctgggcaagcacttaccactgagccacacctccccaGCCCGAGTTCTTGCTTTAACCAGCACACCAGCTACCTGAGTCACAGTCACTTAAGTGGTGAAGAGCAAGGATTCTGGCCAGGTCTCCTGAGTTCCAAAATCCCGGCTCtgccactgaattttttttttttttgggcggtgctggggtttgaactcagggcttatacctctgccagccctttcttgtcgtgggttttttgagataggggctcatgaactatttgcttggactgacttcaaacctcacCAGCAActggctctgccactgaacttAAACAGTTGAGAATCGGACAaattcctcttctctcttctatttCCACACTTTTAAAATGGGGATTatagccaagcaccagtggctcacgcctgtaatcctagctactcaggaagcagagattggaggatcatggttcagagtcagccttggacaaatagtttgtgaaaccctatcttgaaaaaatacccaacacaaaaagggctggtggagtggctcaagtgatagagcacctacctagcaagtgtgaaaccctgagttcaaatcccagtgccacaaaaaaaataaaatggggatTATAATAGCACTTGGCATATAAGATtatgatatatttaaatatatatatttatatatatatatttaaataatatatatttatatttttaaatatatttaaaggacCTAGAGTAGGGTCTGGCACTTCATGAATGTAAATAAATgtgccttttttttccttctggtggGACTGAGTTCGAACTCTggcattctaccgcttgagccacacctccagtccattttttgttgtggttattttggaaatagggtcttgaaaacgatttgcctgagctggcctcaaaccataatcctatccagatcagcctcccaagtagctaggactataggtgtgagccgtTTGGTGCCtagcatggcttttttttttttttttttttttctcttttctttttttcttttgtgtgtgccttgaacttagggcctcccacttgctaggcaggcgctctaccatgtgagccatatTCCTACCCCATCTACTCCACTCATTGGGACACTGACCTGAGTTTCTTCTTTCTGGCCTTCAGAGTTTTACTGCTGAAAAATGGATCAAGATGGGCACAATCAGGTGGGAACTGACCGATGAGGGTCCTAGCCTGGCACAGCCCCAAGTGAAGTCTCACTGTTCCTTTCTTAGACATGTGCTCCATGAGAGCATGGGGTCTGGACACTGGCTGCCTCCCCTGTCTCCATGTCCCCAACACCCAGGAGAGGCCCTGGCATTGCACTGCCCTCCGtggatgtttgttgaatgaatgaatgaacaaataaatgcaagAACAGAGAGATGCAGAAGGAAGACAAGGGCATGTGAAGTTAACAGAGGGAACAGAGGGAACTGAACTGTTTACTGTCTGTCTTCCCTGCTGAGCTGGAACTCCATGAGGACATAGCACGGTGCTGTCTCAGTCACCTCTGGGTCCACACAGCTGGATTGGGTTTCGGACCCAGGCAGAAATTAGTGCATGTGACATTTTGTTTCTGGTATGTTCCTCAAGGAGCAGTCCTTCCACAGGTGACAACTACATACACTGCTGAACAAGACACGCCCTGCCACCTCAAGGCTCAGGCAACTCCAAAGGGAGACATCAGGAGGAAGGAGCTATCAGCCCAAGGGAAGGCAACATGTTGTTTGAACCAGAGACAGAGTACTGGTGACCACTGGAAAGGGAGGGGAAAATTCCAGCAAAGGGAGACGTAAAGAGGGCTCCCCAAATTCTGCATATAAACTCTGTTGagcgggtgccagtggctcacacctataatcctagctactgggaagctGAAgaggaaggatcaaggttcgaggccagcctgggcaaaaagttcaagagacccatctccaaaatagccagagcacaaagggactgcaggtgtggctcaagtggtagagcacctgctttgcaagcgtgaagtcctgagttcaaaccccagggccacaaaaaaattttgttgaaatttcttgCTGACTCATGAACCATGCATGCAGTGTAGGcagttttaaaaactaattccagctgggtgttggtggcttacgcctgtaatccacCTAACAGACGTGTAACTGGAAACTACTTGTGTGCTGAGGAATCATGACCCACTTGGCTGGTCCTGCTGTAGACTGTGACAGTAAGTGCCTGGTTTAATGTCACAGATCCAGGATGGAAATCCTGACTTCAGGGCCTATGTCCTGTTACATCCTGAAGGACAGGACAAATTTCTATATTTGCATTTTGTTGGGAGGGAACGCTGGGGATGgaactactgagctacacccccagccttctCTGTATGTTTTAAATCAGGCCTTTAAGAAAAAGGATAAGAGGATAAAAGTCTAAGTTAGAAGCTGCTTAAAAGCCTAATTAAGAAGCACTGCCAGGACCAGGAGAGATTGGGGGATGGTTGGGGGGTTACCTGAGGTGAACATTTTTCCTGCACCCGAGATCACCACAGCTCGACAGTTAGGGTCACATGCAATCTTCTCAAAGCATTCCACCATCTCCCTGTGGGGAAGTCAGGAGTGAAGGGCTACCCATCAAGTGGGAGTCCCCAGCCCTAGTGTCCATCTATCCCTCAAGGTCACCCGTCCTCCCACCCCCAGTTcctccacccatctcctcctgcAGGTAGGCCTCCAGGATCTGCAGTCCAGACCTCCAAAAGGCCTTGTTCATGGCATTCCTCTTTTCAGGCCGGTTTAGTTGCACGTGGAGAACGTGTGTGTGGGCAGATGTCACCTGAAGGGACTCATAGTTGTAATCTGAGGCTTCCAAGGGGGCTGCTAGAGAGGTCTTCTCCTGTCCTGAGGAGCTCAGGGGGCGAACGCTGAGGTTGAAGCCCAGCTGGGTTGGGGCTGCCAGCcctggggagagaaaagaaagaagagccttGGGGACCCCAAAATGGGGACACACACCTCCTGGACTCTAGCTTGAGGACACAGCTCCCCAGAGACCTGGGTCTAGGCACATACGGGTGTTAGGATGGGGTGCACTTGTCAGTGGCTTCAGTCTACGAGTGACCCAAGCCCGGGACAATGAGCTGTCAGAGACCCCAGACTGCAAGGGCACAAGCCTGCAGAATTACTGCGCGCACGCGGACCCCTGAGTTGCAAGGGCTCCGACCCATCCTGAGCCTGGACAGGCGTCCCTGTCTCCCTCTCGCTATGGCAGCACGACCCAGAGATGGCCCCCCAGGTTGCGAGCAGACTCACGTCGCGTCAGCAGGTCGCGGAGTACGCGAGACACAGCCATCCCAGCAGCCATCCTGACTGAGTCTCGGGAATAACCCGACAGGCGGAAGTCAACAGGGCGGGAACAAAACTCCGCCATGTTGGACGAGGGCACCGAAGCCGCCTCCCATCCGGCGATGACGCCCTCCGCCCGCCATCTTTACTAAGGGCAACCGGAAATGGCGTCCGAGCTCACTTGCTTATGTAGAATGAGGTTCAGGAACGAGCCCTTTGCCCCAGTGGGCACCTGGCCTAGCTAAGTAATTCGTTTTGTTGTGGGACATTGCTGTATAAaattcatcacttttttttttctttttagcattggGACATACTGGCAAGCAGAGCACCTGCAGTCCTGCAAGTTTATAACCATTCATGTGTAACTAAAATGCAAAAACCCCAGACACCCAGTACTAGCTCTACACAGGCAATGAGGCCACACACAGGCCAGGATTAAGCACTGCCTAAATTTCCTGTCCCTCTTGGGTAACACTTTTTTCTACAAGGTTGTACAGTTTGCCATCCTATTGAGGAAGTGGCTCAGAGAGGGGAAGTCACTAGGCCTAAGGTCACTGGGCTTTCAGGAGTGCTGAAGCAAGATCAAATGGCTcgaagttattttcctttttttctgtactggggtttgaactcagggcctacacctttagctattccaccagcccttttttgtgataggattgttctagatagggtctctagaactgtttccctgggctggcttcaaactacattccttctgttctctgccttctgagtagctaagatgtGTGAGCCACTACTGCCTGGCTAGTTTGTAGGGTTTTGtactactgggttttgaactcacggccccacacttgctagacaggtgctcttactgcttgagacactcagccaacccttttttgtgattttttttttttttttcaaaatagcatcTCCCGAACTATTTTGCTTAGGTtgtttttgaactgtgatcctcctgatctctgcctcctgagtagctagaattacaggcatgagccacccgtaCCCCACTTGAaggtcattgtttttgttttgtggtacagaatccagggcctcaaacatgctaaggtaaaaactctaccactgaacatACCCCTagccctctttttctcttccaagtccatgttcaaaaaaaaaatgtggaaaaaaagtgttaccCAGGAGGACAGAAAATATTGCTTTAAGTAGTCTCCTCAGGGAGATGTTCACCAAGAGGGTGAACAGATGTGTCTGGGCCAGTGGGAGTGTACAGAATGTTTTCTTCTGTCTGCTACCGAATATCCAGACTACCGACATTTtgatttttggcagcactggggtttgaactcaggacctcatgcttgctaggcaggcactctactgcttgaaccacatcccccAGCCCTGGACAGTTTCCTTTTGAAGACAGAACCAGTAACTATCATACCAACAAAATGTTTGATTACCTATGTGATGGAACACTGAAAACCCTTTGCAGAGATACCAAGGTGAggggggactttttttttttttttttgcagtgctggggtttgaactcagggtgtcatgattgctaggcaggaaatttttttcagtaatggggtttaaactcagcacttacagcttaagccactccaccttttttttttgcctgagatagggtctatttaaaactatttgccctggctggccttgaaccgagatcctctcgatctctgcctcctgaatagctaggattacaggcgttgagccactagtgcctgcaATCTTGAGTTGTAAAATGTTCAGTGTAATCCTTTGGTGTCAAGATACAGTTGTAAATGGTTGTATATGCAAGGAGTACCTGTGGAAAGAGACAATGAAGTAGAATGGGGAGTGATAGGCTGgtaaaactaactttattctcctGGCTTATAAACAAACCCTATTTAAAGTAAGCATTCCCTGGCTCAGGTTTGATAAATGACTTCAGTAGATGTGTCTTTAGACAGGTGCAGCCTCTGTGGGCTGCCTGTTCCCTCCAGGATGAGTCAAGGTCAGCCCTTAAGCCAGGCTCTGCCCCCTCCTGGAGCCATGTGGGCAATTTTATCCTTAACCTACAGTTCCATTGAGGAACTGACTTTGAGATTAACAGCAGAGAAGCTGGCTACGAGACTTGTAGAAATAATAGACACATGCAGTAATGTTTGCAGTGGCAAACACATGAAATTTACCTTCAGGCCCAGGTTAAGTAAATCATGACACACCCACACAATATGGTGCAGGGGGCAGAGATAAGACAGTCCTTGGTGTAAAACAGGTTACGGAATTTGCAGAACTTCCTTATGGAAAAAATCATGAACCATGAGTAAGGGATCTCAGTAGGACCCTCACTTTTCTGGGGTCTTtccaaccttaaaaaaaaaatgcacagagCTGtcggttcatacctgtaatcctaggctgagatcaggaggatggaggttcaagggcaaacagtttgagagactccatctccaaaataacctcagcaaaatggactggaggtggggctcacaaggtggagcacctgctttgcaagtgtgaagccctaagttcaaaccccatcccaccaaaacaaaaatcccacaaaaacttttttttgacaCTCTTTGTACAGGGGGACTCATTGTGTCAATTCTGAATAGCCTAACATGCATTGGTTAGATCACGCCCACCACCTCCCCTCTGGACTCTTTCCCCACCCCACTCAAGGCAACTGCAAGAGGTTCCAACATCCTATTTTATATGTCTAGGGCCTATCAACCATTTTCCCTCACTTTGGGTCTCaacaattttttttgagatggagctATTCACAGGCTGTCCCCAAACTTCTGGACTAGCTAGCGCATCACAACACctggctaactttttttttttgagggaacggaatttgaactcatggctttgcacttacaaggtaggaactctaccactttttCCTCAGGATATCTTGAAGATGAGgtgttgcaaactttttgcccaggctagcctcaaactgtgatcctcctgatctcagcctcccacgtagatAGCATTACTGCAGCCACCCACAGCCAGCTCCTAGTTACTTTCTAAATGACTGTTCCACTAGAATGAGCTTGCTTGGGCAGGGCCCTCTAAGAATGCCACTAGGCCTGCAGGAGTTTCCTTCCAAGGACTCCTTAATTCTTAGCATTATTCCCATCTGTGCCCCCTACACCCTGCTCTTCTCAGGGCTAGGCCTGCATCTCCCTAAGGAATAAAGTGGCTGGGCCCTGACCTGCCTACCTCTTTAAAAgaagtgtgtgtgttggggggggggggtagaCACTGCCCAGAATCCCAGCAAGTGGTATGTTTATTTTCCAAACAATTTTATTGAAATGTGCCAAGAGTACATGAGGCAGCACAAATGtatgaacaggaaaaaaaaaaaaatcacatgtacagtaatttttaaaaagtgaaggttAATCTTGGGAGATATCAggtcccctctccctcccccttcagaCTTCC from Castor canadensis chromosome 16, mCasCan1.hap1v2, whole genome shotgun sequence harbors:
- the Ech1 gene encoding delta(3,5)-Delta(2,4)-dienoyl-CoA isomerase, mitochondrial, translating into MAEFCSRPVDFRLSGYSRDSVRMAAGMAVSRVLRDLLTRRLAAPTQLGFNLSVRPLSSSGQEKTSLAAPLEASDYNYESLQVTSAHTHVLHVQLNRPEKRNAMNKAFWREMVECFEKIACDPNCRAVVISGAGKMFTSGIDLVDMASGLLQPKGDDAARISWYLRDLITRYQKTFSVIEKCPKPVIAAIHGGCIGAGVDLITACDIRYCAQDAIFQVKEVDVGLAADVGTLQRLPKVIGNQSLVNELALTARKMMADEALSSGLVSRVFPDKEPMLDAAIALAVEISSKSPVAVQSTKINLLYSRDHPVDQALDYMASWNMSMLQTQDIVKSVQAAMEKKDMKSVTFSKL